CACTACAGCCATACAACATAAGGCCTAACTGCCATCTTGAGTTATAGCCCACTATCTCTACAGTTTCTGTGACAGGAACTAAAACCCACAAGAGTCACGTCAGGAGCAGCAAAGTGAAATTGAATATGCATCGATACTCAGAAGTCAAACTGCGCCCATGCTGAAAGCATCCTGTTTCTGTATGCCACGATGCTGAACAAACTgcttctgcttctctgtctgacaGGGCATGTGTTTGCCAAAGAACCACCTGGTAAGaacatttaaacaatttaaacatttgaattatAGGCAAATAATGATACTAATAATAACTGTTTCTAGCCTATTTGGGTGTGTCTGAGCAGTTATTCAATTTGCTGAAGGGCAGATCTAATcatattgttttacatttggtTATCATGATATGAAGTAgctcacttgttttttttttgtaatttttataTCTATAGTTTTAGTTAAAAATCCATAATAACAAACATCTTTACTATGTACATAATGTACGAGTGATTATATCTGTACTTTTGATAACTTCCCCTAAAAATCTAGATTAGAAAGGGGGGAATGGCACAACTGCTTTGAAATATGATCAAGCCataatattgtaaataaaaaatcacTTGTTTCATCAAATTGAATTATTCAGTTTAAAGTAAAGCCTTACTTCCTTGATTATGTGGCTTTTGTGTAAATTCCCCTCATCACGTCATTGTGCCTCCATTtccttattgtgtgtgtgtgtgtgtgagtggatggACACTATTAGTCTATACTATACACATGTGTGACCCTGttgtttaattttctttatGTTGGTCTCACCCCTCTTGTGTCTCTGACAGATGTGGACTGTTTGGTGGTGAATCTGGAATATGTTCACTGTTCCTGGAATAAGCAGGGGACTCCAGAGGTCAATTACACCTTCTACAGCGGGTTCGTAATTAGTGACAGTAACCCTAACAAACAGATAAAGCTCATGGTCTGCAACTGTCAGTGTGGTATTAAATTCTCTGATGTACCTTTCTTTTCTGCtccagtttatttatttatttttgtatgtttccATTGTTGTTAATTCAACATGTTAATTGCTACTGGTGACATAAAGATTTCACACAAATTCaattaacattttagaaaattacATGTTTTGCTGAATAGCAAATCACTGAGTACTAAAAGtaagttgtttttcttaaagaaTGAACATGTGGCAGGTTTAGGGTAAATCCTTGTCTCTGATAGAATGACTCTGACTTTAGTTTGATAAATATGGGCCCTGGTATCTAAATGTCGCAAATTACAGAGAAATAATCTGTGAAATCATCACCAAGAAAAGTATAACTTGTTATACCGGAATATGTTTAGCTAGGCTTGTACCCGGGTTGAGAGGATATGTGGCCTTTTATGTTGCCTAATAAACAAATCTCCAATGTTCCCGACGCAGATGACCTAATGATTAAGTGCGAATGACTAAATTGTGATTTCTGTACAGGTTCCACAGTGTCAAAGAAATCAGCGAGTGTACCACCTATCTGTCAgagagcagcacaaacactggatgTAACGGGCCCTATGACAACCCAGTCAACAGgttcaacacattttacaccaaACTGGTACATGGCAACAACAGTTACCTGAAGGATCATGATCTTAAATCAAAAGGTATGCTTATTTACTGGGGAACGTAACATTGGGAGTAACTATTCAAACTAGTAAACCAATTAAAGAAGGAGAGATGGTTTGTTACACCTACTGGTGCAGCACAACTTTAACTTAAAACATATAATCATTttccaggaaagaaaaaacaatgctAGTATTTAGTATTAGGATATGTATATGTCTGCCCTATTACCTTGTCATCACATTGTATATTCTCTATCATTGAATGGTCTGTCGTCTCCAGTCAAGTTAAATCCACCAACCCATCTGACTGTCCAGAATGAATCCGACTCTAACCTGTGGTTCTACTGGAACCAGACTGCTGCAAAGTGTGTGGAGAGTGAGGTTCGCTTCAGAACCAACAACAAGAACTGGGAGGTAGGCAATCAGAAGGGACAAGAGATCTGTCAATCTCTCATcctcctttttcattctttgcttcattatctttttttgtcttctgcCCATCTCCTTACTCAACTCCATCCTGCTGTCCACAGACTTCTAAGGTCAGTATTGGGAGGCCGAATTACTGCATCAACTTGCCCTCCAGCAGTTCCCGGTATGAGCTGCAAGTGCGGAGCAGAGTGGGGAACAACTGTGGAGAGTCTTTATTCTGGAGTGACTGGAGTGAGCCTGTGGCCTGGGGATCCAACAACAGCACGGgtaaaattacaaaatgtctGGATATACAGAAATTTACAGGAGCTTGTACTGAGACAATTAAGTATTCACTGACTTGTACTGGCAACCCATAGAAACATTCAATAGATGTCCAAAACATCATACAGTTATAGAGGGGCAACGGGCATGGCCACTAAAAAAGATGGCTCTGAATGGCTGTGCGACGCTACACTAATTATCAGATAGAAAGCTTAAATCTGTTCACAAATGCACATATTCTGATTTAAGGTCTTTTGATGAATTCCAACTTTAGCATTTTGACAATGATGCCTAGTGTTGGTAGAGGTATGAACTCTTCTTTGTTAGTTCCCAAACACAATACAAGTTGTTACTTTTCAAAGCCAGGAATACTTGAGGAGCCAGCAATAGTTATCCTATCTCATAAAAATCAGCCCATTTACAGTATACAATGGTCGGTATCGGCGATGGGGCGGTAAAAAACATACTTATTTCCCTTTAAATCTGCACAGGGTTATTTGACCTACATAATGTCCTCCattaatttgaaatatattttcaagaTAGCAAACATGATTAAACATCAATGGCGGTTTTAACAATAAGCATCTGCAATTACaatccacctctctctccccctgacaGACCCTA
The Enoplosus armatus isolate fEnoArm2 chromosome 13, fEnoArm2.hap1, whole genome shotgun sequence genome window above contains:
- the LOC139295046 gene encoding cytokine receptor common subunit gamma-like; this translates as MLNKLLLLLCLTGHVFAKEPPDVDCLVVNLEYVHCSWNKQGTPEVNYTFYSGFHSVKEISECTTYLSESSTNTGCNGPYDNPVNRFNTFYTKLVHGNNSYLKDHDLKSKVKLNPPTHLTVQNESDSNLWFYWNQTAAKCVESEVRFRTNNKNWETSKVSIGRPNYCINLPSSSSRYELQVRSRVGNNCGESLFWSDWSEPVAWGSNNSTDPNPVDGSMSVWTPVLCVVGAITLILMVMMLMHHERIRILLIVPKPSLIPTDIKDWLQLSKGLKESFKTNYNELACPVREYCHVSQSDNESSGSSTFSVTTDQTDCSASVPVDEPDLSIPCSSSTSTVLILSEEAEQV